In Thalassococcus sp. S3, the sequence CGGATCAGCAGGGTTAACGCAGGTCCGTCTTGATGTTGTCGATACCAATCCGCGCGCCCGGTCCCTTTACGAACGGCGGGGCTTTCAAGAAACGGCGACCAAGTCGATCTGGCCACTCTCGGGCCTGTTCGGATTTGAGGTTGCAACGACGATGATCAAGAAAATCGGCACGCACGCCTGACTTCTGGGCCATCAAAGGGGGGCGGCATAGACTGCCGCCCCCCCTCCTCCCCGCGCGGCCTTATTCTGCCGCGATCTCTCCGTTTGCGATCTGCTCGCGCTCGATACTTTCGAAGAGGGCTTTGAAATTCCCCTCGCCAAAGCCATCGTCACCCTTGCGCTGGATGAATTCGAAAAAGATCGGTCCGATCACCGTTTTCGAAAAGATCTGGAGCAGAATGCGTGTCTCTCCTCCATCCACCACCCCTTCGCCATCGATCAGGATGCCGTGTTTCTTCATCCGGGCGAGAGGTTCCTGATGTCCGGACACGCGCTCCTGGCTGAGATCGTAGTAGGTGTCCGGCGGCCCCGGCATGAAGGTCAGGCCGCGTTCCGCGATCTCGTCGGTGGCGTCATAGATATCGTATGCGCCCACCGCGATATGCTGGATGCCCTCGCCATTGTATTTCTTGAGATACGACACGATCTGGCCCGTCTCTCCGCGATCCTCGTTGATCGGGATGCGGATCCGGCCACAGGGTGAGGTCAGCGCCCGGCTGTAGAGGCCAGTAAACTTGCCCTCGATGTCAAAAAAGCGAATTTCGCGAAAGTTGAAGAGATCGCCGTAGAACCGGAACCACTTGTCCATATTGCCCTTGAACACGTTATGCGTGAGGTGATCGAGGTAATGAAAGCCAACGCCGCGTGGTTTGGACTGCTCCAGCCATTCGAACTCTTCGTTATAGGGGCTGGTTTCGTAATATTGATCGACGAAATAGAGAAGGGAGCCGCCGATCCCCATGATTGCAGGCACATCCATGGTCTTGTCGTCACCCTCATAGGGCTGAGCGCCTTTGGCGACGGCATGTTCAAACGCATGCTGCGCATCGACCACGCGCCAGGCCATGGATGGTGCGCAAGGGCCATGCTCTGCCACGAAACGATCGGCAAAGCTGCCTTTTTCGGCATTCAGAACGTAGGTGATGTCGCCCTGCTGCCACAATTCGATGTTCTTGTGCTTGTGCCGGGCTGTCTTGGCATACCCCATCCTGGCGAAAAGCACGCGCAATTCATCAGGGTCGGGATGCGCGAATTCGACAAATTCGAAGCCATCCGTTCCGGCTGGATTTTCAACCGTAATCTCGGATTTCGGCGCGGTGTGCGGAAAAGGGCCCATTTCCTCCCTCCTGAATAAGCAAAAACCTGCCGTTAAGATAACCCTTTGGCAGCGCGGTGATTGCGCATTCTTTAAACCTGCGCCT encodes:
- the hppD gene encoding 4-hydroxyphenylpyruvate dioxygenase — protein: MGPFPHTAPKSEITVENPAGTDGFEFVEFAHPDPDELRVLFARMGYAKTARHKHKNIELWQQGDITYVLNAEKGSFADRFVAEHGPCAPSMAWRVVDAQHAFEHAVAKGAQPYEGDDKTMDVPAIMGIGGSLLYFVDQYYETSPYNEEFEWLEQSKPRGVGFHYLDHLTHNVFKGNMDKWFRFYGDLFNFREIRFFDIEGKFTGLYSRALTSPCGRIRIPINEDRGETGQIVSYLKKYNGEGIQHIAVGAYDIYDATDEIAERGLTFMPGPPDTYYDLSQERVSGHQEPLARMKKHGILIDGEGVVDGGETRILLQIFSKTVIGPIFFEFIQRKGDDGFGEGNFKALFESIEREQIANGEIAAE